CTTAGCAGTTGTGCTACAACGGGCAGCGTGAGCAAGGCGGATAAGCGCTTTGCCCGCGGTGAATACGAAACTGCAATTGAACTATACAAAGCGGATGTTGCTAAAGGCAAGAATGTAGCTATGGCCAACTTCCGCGTGGCGGAGTCCTACCGGCTCTCAAACCGCATTGAACAGTCGGAAGGCTACTACAAGGCTGCTATAGACGGGGGCGTTAAAAACCCGGATGCGGCTTTCTATTACGGGCTGGCTTTGAAAGCCAACGGCAAATTTGATGAGGCAGCTTCGCAGTTTGAAGCTTACACCCAGAATGGAGCCAATCGAGCCCTGGCTGCACGGGCCGAAACGGAAGCTAAAAACTCCCGGCTCGGCACCCAGATTGTGGCTATGCGCACCAACAACGAGGTGACGCCCCTGGACCAGCTCAACACGCCCTCGGCCGAGTTTAGCGCCACCATGATGCCTACGACCAAGGAGCTGGTTTTTGCTTCGGGGCGTGAAGGCAAAAAGTACGCCGGTAACGGAGAAGGCTTCAATGACCTGTTCGCCATTAAGTTTGACGACGAGGCCAAGATGACGGGTGGCACGGTGCGCAAGCTCGAGCCGGCCTTCAACACCGACGATATGCACGAGGCCAGCGCTACTTACTCGCCCGATGGCAAGATGGTGGTATTTGCCCGCTCCAACAACGGCTCGAAGAAAGGCTACCTGAGCGTTGACCTGTGGGCTTCGTTCTTCAAGAACGGCGTATGGGAAGAGCCGAAGCTCATCAACATTAATGACCGGACGGCCGACGACTTCTCCCCGGTATTCTCGCCGGATGGACAGACGCTGTACTTTGCGTCGGGTCGTAAAGGCGGCCAGGGTGGCAACGACCTATACAAGGCAACGCTGGGCGCTAATGGCCGCTTCACGCCGGCCGAAAACCTGGGCCCGGAAATCAACACGGCCGGCAACGAAAACTTCCCGGCAGTGGCCCCTGATGGCACCCTGTACTTCTCTTCTGACGGGCACCCCGGCTTGGGTAAGCTCGATATCTTCATGGTGGACAAAGGCAAGGTGAAAAACCTGGCGGCCCCTATCAACAGCAACAGCGACGATTTTGCCCCCTTCTTCACGGGCAAGGACATGGGCGTTTTCTCCTCAAACCGCTCCGGCGGCAAAGGCAGCGACGACCTGTATATGTTCCGCAAAAAGCCGCTCAAGCTCGTCACGTTCTACGCCG
Above is a genomic segment from Hymenobacter cellulosivorans containing:
- a CDS encoding OmpA family protein, with product MANFRVAESYRLSNRIEQSEGYYKAAIDGGVKNPDAAFYYGLALKANGKFDEAASQFEAYTQNGANRALAARAETEAKNSRLGTQIVAMRTNNEVTPLDQLNTPSAEFSATMMPTTKELVFASGREGKKYAGNGEGFNDLFAIKFDDEAKMTGGTVRKLEPAFNTDDMHEASATYSPDGKMVVFARSNNGSKKGYLSVDLWASFFKNGVWEEPKLININDRTADDFSPVFSPDGQTLYFASGRKGGQGGNDLYKATLGANGRFTPAENLGPEINTAGNENFPAVAPDGTLYFSSDGHPGLGKLDIFMVDKGKVKNLAAPINSNSDDFAPFFTGKDMGVFSSNRSGGKGSDDLYMFRKKPLKLVTFYADGTLVERNDKTGETLPVANETVALFDSKGQKLQEVTSGADGKFSIKLDSAAANYSLISDRAGYFTARNSVSTVGRKPTQEELPNELNDIKVPVTLTLTKIVKNKAIVVDNIFYDYNKSDIRPDAAAELDKLVQTLNDNPKITIELSSHTDSRGKDAYNQTLSQKRAQSAVDYIISKGVDKSRITAKGYGETQPVIKAAKTEEDYQRNRRTEFKVTKISE